In Dryobates pubescens isolate bDryPub1 chromosome 6, bDryPub1.pri, whole genome shotgun sequence, a genomic segment contains:
- the ANKRD6 gene encoding ankyrin repeat domain-containing protein 6 isoform X2 codes for MSQQDVVAVLSERLLVAAYKGQVENVVQLINRGAKVAVTKHGRTPLHLAAHKGHLHVVQVLLKAGCDLDIQDDGEQTALHRAAVVGNTDVIATLIQDGCALDRQDKDGNTALHEACWHGFSQSAKVLVKAGANVLAKNKAGNTPLHLACQNSHSQSTRVLLLGGSRADLKNNAGDTCLHVAARYNHLPIIRVLLSAFCSVHEKNQAGDTALHVAAALNHKKVVKLLLEAGADASVVNNAGQTPLEVARQHNNPEVALLLTKASQVSRFNRGRSLRKKRERLKEERRAQSVPRDEVGQSKGSVSAAEDTPSSEQPPQRKSDPKDEPQSTSPDPRGKKSKKKKPKEKVSALSDPISPADQQTLPRPQQNLPKHRSKHHCSSPPPPHEVRAYQLYTLYRGKDGKVMQAPINGCRCEPLINKLENQLEATVEEIKAEFGTVQDKMNIKLGQMESKTQHQLRVLDKLMAERLSAERAECLQRLQQHAELHKSEGEKRQMSLVDELKTWCMLKIQNLELKLSGDSRSSRPKSTLSTCESLTETLDTENNPHSAKDCKGNQPEGSHQHSYITLPNSLSEDGGRSRVQMPEQSFGQHFCIQQDGASGTTSSGTEQQLIVGRPASSSAPAQDVRPKDKAVSAGTFHRFQQELSSAEPLGSKLRHVKVQAALQPLTEPAKTEPQSGYFINKGTQTKKSSKSGQSRHKALHHAGAHQSQEQQPSALPAGQPPAPPPRDTSQALEITQYFFEAVSTQMEKWYERKIEEARSQANQKAQQDKAVLKEHIKSLEEELSKLRTKVQKES; via the exons CATGGGAGGACCCCCCTGCATCTTGCTGCCCACAAGGGTCATCTCCACGTTGTCCAGGTTTTGCTGAAGGCAGGTTGTGACCTGGATATTCAGGATGAT GGAGAGCAGACAGCGCTGCACCGGGCAGCTGTCGTAGGGAACACCGATGTTATAGCGACTCTGATTCAAGATGGGTGTGCTTTGGACAGGCAAGACAAG GATGGGAACACTGCTCTCCATGAAGCTTGTTGGCATGGATTCAGTCAGTCTGCCAAAGTGCTCGTTAAAGCAGGAGCCAATGTTCTTGCCAAGAACAAG GCAGGTAACACACCTCTTCACCTGGCTTGCCAGAATAGCCATTCCCAGAGTACTCGTGTTTTGCTGCTTGGAGGATCTCGAGCAGACCTCAAAAATAAC GCAGGAGATACCTGTCTGCATGTGGCTGCTCGTTATAATCACTTGCCCATCATTAGGGTGCTGCTCAGTGCTTTCTGTTCTGTCCATGAAAAGAACCAG GCAGGGGATACTGCACTCCATGTAGCTGCTGCTCTAAATCACAAGAAGGTGGTTAAGCTGTTGCTGGAAGCAGGGGCTGATGCATCTGTTGTCAACAAT gCAGGTCAGACCCCTCTAGAGGTTGCCAGACAGCACAATAACCCTGAGGTTGCACTCCTCCTCACTAAAGCATCACAG GTCTCACGCTTCAACCGTGGGAGAAGcctgaggaagaagagagagagactgaaggaggagAGGCGAGCTCAGTCGGTACCACGGGATGAAGTGGGACAGAGCAAG ggcagtgtcTCAGCTGCTGAGGACACGCCGAGCAGTGAGCAGCCGCCGCAGAGGAAGAGTGACCCAAAGGATGAGCCTCAGTCCACCTCACCAGATCCCAGAGGGAAgaagagcaaaaagaaaaagccgAAGGAAAAG GTGTCAGCGCTCTCGGACCCCATCTCCCCAGCTGATCAGCAGACACTCCCTCGGCCTCAGCAGAACCTGCCCAAGCACAGGAGTAAACAccactgctcctccccaccccctccccatgaGGTCCGAGCCTACCAGCTCTACACTCTCTACCGAGGGAAGGATGGGAAGGTGATGCAG GCACCAATAAATGGATGTCGCTGTGAGCCCCTGATAAATAAACTGGAGAATCAGCTGGAGGCAACAGTGGAAGAGATAAAAGCTGAGTTTGGGACAGTACAAGATAAGATGAACATTAAGCTGGGCCAGATGGAAagcaaaacccaacaccaa CTCCGTGTTTTGGACAAGCTGATGGCGGAGCGGCTgtcagcagagagagcagagtgCCTTCAGCGCCTGCAGCAGCACGCCGAGCTGCACAAGAGCGAGGGGGAGAAGCGGCAG ATGTCCTTGGTTGATGAGCTGAAGACTTGGTGCATGTTGAAGATTCAGAATCTGGAGCTCAAGCTTTCTGGAGATTCCAGGTCATCAAGACCAAAATCAACGTTGTCCACTTGTGAGTCTCTCACTGAGACCTTGGACACTGAGAACAACCCCCACAGTGCCAAGGACTGTAAAGGCAACCAGCCAGAGGGCTCTCACCAGCATTCCTACATCACACTTCCAAATAGCCTCTCTGAAGatgggggaaggagcagagtcCAGATGCCAGAACAGAGCTTTGGGCAACATTTTTGCATTCAGCAAGATGGTGCATCAGGTACAACCTCATCAG GTACAGAGCAACAGTTAATTGTTGGCAgaccagcctcctcttctgccccTGCTCAAGACGTCAGGCCAAAGGACAAAGCTGTTAGCGCCGGCACCTTCCACAGGTTCCAGCAGGAGCTGTCCTCTGCTGAGCCTTTGGGCTCCAAATTAAGACACGTTAAGGTTCAGGCTGCTTTGCAGCCCCTGACTGAGCCTGCAAAGACTGAACCACAGAGTGGCTACTTCATCAACAAAGGAACTCAGACGAAGAAGTCCAGCAAAAGTGGGCAGTCGAGGCACAAAGCTCTGCACCACGCCGGGGCACatcagagccaggagcagcagccctctgccctgcctgcaggacaGCCACCTGCCCCACCTcccagagacacctcccaggCCCTAGAGATAACACAGTACTTCTTTGAGGCTGTCTCCACGCAGATGGAGAAGTGGTATGAGCGGAAGATAGAAGAAGCCCGGAGCCAAGCCAACCAGAAAGCGCAACAAGACAAAGCCGTGCTCAAGGAGCACATCAAAAGCTTAGAGGAAGAGCTCAGCAAATTAAGGACTAAGGTGCAGAAGGAGAGCTAG
- the ANKRD6 gene encoding ankyrin repeat domain-containing protein 6 isoform X1, whose translation MTSSGLEWDYYEFQPMESSSVEYATPGANSFLLPANTENSYWDPNAISEWSMSIHTAHTSELVKEKVIPVKEIKDEKDKRNQKRKARKEPRRSEKEKEGEQTALHRAAVVGNTDVIATLIQDGCALDRQDKDGNTALHEACWHGFSQSAKVLVKAGANVLAKNKAGNTPLHLACQNSHSQSTRVLLLGGSRADLKNNAGDTCLHVAARYNHLPIIRVLLSAFCSVHEKNQAGDTALHVAAALNHKKVVKLLLEAGADASVVNNAGQTPLEVARQHNNPEVALLLTKASQVSRFNRGRSLRKKRERLKEERRAQSVPRDEVGQSKGSVSAAEDTPSSEQPPQRKSDPKDEPQSTSPDPRGKKSKKKKPKEKVSALSDPISPADQQTLPRPQQNLPKHRSKHHCSSPPPPHEVRAYQLYTLYRGKDGKVMQAPINGCRCEPLINKLENQLEATVEEIKAEFGTVQDKMNIKLGQMESKTQHQLRVLDKLMAERLSAERAECLQRLQQHAELHKSEGEKRQMSLVDELKTWCMLKIQNLELKLSGDSRSSRPKSTLSTCESLTETLDTENNPHSAKDCKGNQPEGSHQHSYITLPNSLSEDGGRSRVQMPEQSFGQHFCIQQDGASGTTSSGTEQQLIVGRPASSSAPAQDVRPKDKAVSAGTFHRFQQELSSAEPLGSKLRHVKVQAALQPLTEPAKTEPQSGYFINKGTQTKKSSKSGQSRHKALHHAGAHQSQEQQPSALPAGQPPAPPPRDTSQALEITQYFFEAVSTQMEKWYERKIEEARSQANQKAQQDKAVLKEHIKSLEEELSKLRTKVQKES comes from the exons ATGACCTCCAGTGGCCTGGAGTGGGATTATTATGAATTTCAACCGATGGAGTCCAGCTCTGTAGAGTACGCCACCCCGGGAGCTaactctttccttctccctgccaaTACTGAGAACTCTTACTGGGATCCCAATGCCATCTCTGAGTGGTCAATGAGTATCCACACAGCTCACACCTCAGAACTAGTCAAGGAGAAGGTTATCCCGGTGAAGGAAATCAAGGACGAAAAAGATAAGAGAAACCAGAAGAGAAAGGCTAGGAAGGAACCTAGAAGatcagaaaaagagaaggag GGAGAGCAGACAGCGCTGCACCGGGCAGCTGTCGTAGGGAACACCGATGTTATAGCGACTCTGATTCAAGATGGGTGTGCTTTGGACAGGCAAGACAAG GATGGGAACACTGCTCTCCATGAAGCTTGTTGGCATGGATTCAGTCAGTCTGCCAAAGTGCTCGTTAAAGCAGGAGCCAATGTTCTTGCCAAGAACAAG GCAGGTAACACACCTCTTCACCTGGCTTGCCAGAATAGCCATTCCCAGAGTACTCGTGTTTTGCTGCTTGGAGGATCTCGAGCAGACCTCAAAAATAAC GCAGGAGATACCTGTCTGCATGTGGCTGCTCGTTATAATCACTTGCCCATCATTAGGGTGCTGCTCAGTGCTTTCTGTTCTGTCCATGAAAAGAACCAG GCAGGGGATACTGCACTCCATGTAGCTGCTGCTCTAAATCACAAGAAGGTGGTTAAGCTGTTGCTGGAAGCAGGGGCTGATGCATCTGTTGTCAACAAT gCAGGTCAGACCCCTCTAGAGGTTGCCAGACAGCACAATAACCCTGAGGTTGCACTCCTCCTCACTAAAGCATCACAG GTCTCACGCTTCAACCGTGGGAGAAGcctgaggaagaagagagagagactgaaggaggagAGGCGAGCTCAGTCGGTACCACGGGATGAAGTGGGACAGAGCAAG ggcagtgtcTCAGCTGCTGAGGACACGCCGAGCAGTGAGCAGCCGCCGCAGAGGAAGAGTGACCCAAAGGATGAGCCTCAGTCCACCTCACCAGATCCCAGAGGGAAgaagagcaaaaagaaaaagccgAAGGAAAAG GTGTCAGCGCTCTCGGACCCCATCTCCCCAGCTGATCAGCAGACACTCCCTCGGCCTCAGCAGAACCTGCCCAAGCACAGGAGTAAACAccactgctcctccccaccccctccccatgaGGTCCGAGCCTACCAGCTCTACACTCTCTACCGAGGGAAGGATGGGAAGGTGATGCAG GCACCAATAAATGGATGTCGCTGTGAGCCCCTGATAAATAAACTGGAGAATCAGCTGGAGGCAACAGTGGAAGAGATAAAAGCTGAGTTTGGGACAGTACAAGATAAGATGAACATTAAGCTGGGCCAGATGGAAagcaaaacccaacaccaa CTCCGTGTTTTGGACAAGCTGATGGCGGAGCGGCTgtcagcagagagagcagagtgCCTTCAGCGCCTGCAGCAGCACGCCGAGCTGCACAAGAGCGAGGGGGAGAAGCGGCAG ATGTCCTTGGTTGATGAGCTGAAGACTTGGTGCATGTTGAAGATTCAGAATCTGGAGCTCAAGCTTTCTGGAGATTCCAGGTCATCAAGACCAAAATCAACGTTGTCCACTTGTGAGTCTCTCACTGAGACCTTGGACACTGAGAACAACCCCCACAGTGCCAAGGACTGTAAAGGCAACCAGCCAGAGGGCTCTCACCAGCATTCCTACATCACACTTCCAAATAGCCTCTCTGAAGatgggggaaggagcagagtcCAGATGCCAGAACAGAGCTTTGGGCAACATTTTTGCATTCAGCAAGATGGTGCATCAGGTACAACCTCATCAG GTACAGAGCAACAGTTAATTGTTGGCAgaccagcctcctcttctgccccTGCTCAAGACGTCAGGCCAAAGGACAAAGCTGTTAGCGCCGGCACCTTCCACAGGTTCCAGCAGGAGCTGTCCTCTGCTGAGCCTTTGGGCTCCAAATTAAGACACGTTAAGGTTCAGGCTGCTTTGCAGCCCCTGACTGAGCCTGCAAAGACTGAACCACAGAGTGGCTACTTCATCAACAAAGGAACTCAGACGAAGAAGTCCAGCAAAAGTGGGCAGTCGAGGCACAAAGCTCTGCACCACGCCGGGGCACatcagagccaggagcagcagccctctgccctgcctgcaggacaGCCACCTGCCCCACCTcccagagacacctcccaggCCCTAGAGATAACACAGTACTTCTTTGAGGCTGTCTCCACGCAGATGGAGAAGTGGTATGAGCGGAAGATAGAAGAAGCCCGGAGCCAAGCCAACCAGAAAGCGCAACAAGACAAAGCCGTGCTCAAGGAGCACATCAAAAGCTTAGAGGAAGAGCTCAGCAAATTAAGGACTAAGGTGCAGAAGGAGAGCTAG
- the LYRM2 gene encoding LYR motif-containing protein 2 — MAAGRLPPGALTLKQFLRRQQVLQLYRKILRAIREVPGEADRHYLKDWAREEFKRNKDATEEDAIRMMITQGNMQLQELQRTLKLAKS, encoded by the exons ATGGCCGCCGGCCGCCTGCCGCCGGGCGCCCTCACGCTGAAGCAG TTCCTGAGGCGACAGCAGGTGCTTCAGTTGTACAGGAAGATCCTGCGGGCGATTCGTGAGGTCCCTGGTGAAGCAGATCGACACTATTTAAAGGACTGGGCCAGGGAGGAATTCAAGAGAAATAAGGATGCTACAGAAGAG GATGCAATCAGGATGATGATCACTCAAGGCAACATGCAACTTCAGGAACTTCAAAGAACACTTAAGCTGGCGAAATCCTGA